One part of the Phoenix dactylifera cultivar Barhee BC4 chromosome 4, palm_55x_up_171113_PBpolish2nd_filt_p, whole genome shotgun sequence genome encodes these proteins:
- the LOC103712683 gene encoding transcription factor bHLH149-like, which translates to MEKQDSNRSLSFIDTPTAANAGFLERGRRIKMAAEMGLVESSRGRHWSRALRSRLLRRKGNGACGCKEEGLAPCKVAEDLVGEDGDDEVIEIERRVRALQKLVPGGEDLAMDQLFEETADYIEALQGQVNVMRALAGLLDGLEKEKRLMGG; encoded by the coding sequence ATGGAGAAGCAAGACAGCAACAGAAGCCTCTCCTTCATCGACACACCTACCGCCGCCAATGCCGGTTTCCTCGAGAGGGGAAGGCGGATCAAGATGGCAGCCGAGATGGGACTTGTTGagtcctcccgcggccgccactGGAGTCGCGCCCTCCGCAGCCGCCTCCTCCGAAGGAAAGGAAACGGTGCATGCGGCTGCAAGGAAGAAGGCTTGGCTCCTTGTAAGGTGGCTGAAGACTTGGTTGGAGAAGACGGAGACGATGAGGTGATAGAGATAGAGAGGAGGGTGAGAGCTCTTCAGAAGCTAGTCCCGGGCGGCGAGGACTTGGCCATGGACCAGCTCTTCGAGGAGACGGCAGACTACATCGAGGCGCTCCAGGGGCAGGTGAATGTGATGAGAGCGCTTGCCGGCTTGCTTGATGggttggagaaggagaagaggttgATGGGAGGGTGA
- the LOC103712684 gene encoding solanesyl-diphosphate synthase 2, chloroplastic-like produces MFSLTWSQRGLDLVSCGCPSSGGGGGRTRRRSVSRRSAGARCRVSSTQNVDVHSLGPPVGVNPLVSGAGPIQISALLEAVSNDLQQLNKNLKSIIGSENPVLVSAAEQIFGAGGKRLRPALVFLVSRATAQIAGLKELSGQHQRLAEIIEMIHTASLIHDDVLDESEMRRGKETIHQLYGTRVAVLAGDFMFAQSSWYLANLENIEVIKLISQVIKDFASGEIKQASSLFNCDLTLEEYLLKSYYKTASLIAASTKSAAIFSGVSSSLCEQMYEYGKNLGLSFQVVDDILDFTQSAEQLGKPAGSDLAKGNLTAPVIFALEMEPRLRDMIDSEFSEDGSLDTAIHLVNECGGIKRAQDLAKEIADSAIQNLQCLPQCEFRSSLEGMVKYNLERID; encoded by the exons ATGTTTTCGTTGACGTGGAGCCAGAGGGGTTTGGATCTTGTATCTTGTGGGTGCCCTTCGAGTGGAGGCGGCGGCGGGAGGACGCGACGGAGGTCGGTTTCGCGGCGCAGCGCTGGTGCTCGCTGCCGGGTCTCATCGACACAGAATG TGGATGTTCATAGCTTGGGGCCGCCTGTTGGTGTCAACCCTTTGGTATCTGGTGCCGGACCCATTCAGATTTCTGCTTTGCTGGAAGCGGTTTCCAACGACCTGCAGCAGCTAAACAAGAATCTGAAATCA ATTATTGGATCAGAAAATCCAGTTCTAGTATCTGCAGCGGAGCAGATATTTGGTGCTGGTGGAAAGAGGTTGAGGCCCGCTCTGGTTTTCCTGGTGTCAAGGGCCACTGCTCAAATTGCAGGTTTAAA GGAACTATCAGGCCAACATCAACGTTTAGCAGAAATCATCGAGATGATCCATACAGCAAGTTTAATACATGATGATGTGTTAGATGAAAGTGAAATGCGAAGAG GGAAGGAAACAATTCATCAGCTATATGGGACACGAGTAGCAGTACTGGCAGGAGACTTCATGTTTGCACAATCTTCTTGGTACCTCGCAAATCTTGAAAACATCGAAGTTATAAAACTTATAAGCCAA GTTATCAAGGATTTTGCTAGTGGTGAAATAAAGCAAGCTTCAAGCCTTTTCAACTGTGATCTTACGCTGGAAGAGTATTTGCTTAAGAGCTACTACAAGACTGCATCTTTGATTGCAGCAAGCACAAAGTCTGCTGCTATATTTAGTGGCGTCAGCAGTAGCTTGTGCGAGCAGATGTATGAATATGGAAAGAACCTGGGCCTATCATTCCAGGTTGTTGATGACATTCTTGACTTCACTCAATCGGCTGAGCAACTTGGCAAACCAGCTGGTAGCGACCTGGCGAAGGGAAACTTGACTGCCCCTGTAATTTTTGCATTAGAGATGGAGCCTAGATTACGAGATATGATTGACTCTGAGTTCAGTGAAGATGGTTCATTAGACACTGCAATACACTTAGTTAATGAGTGCGGAGGAATCAAGAGAGCTCAAGATCTAGCAAAAGAAATAGCTGACTCGGCAATCCAAAATCTTCAGTGCCTCCCTCAGTGTGAGTTCAGATCTTCACTTGAGGGGATGGTGAAATATAATCTTGAAAGGATTGACTAG